AATCATTATTCTTGAAATAATAAAAAGCAGCAACTCCCAAACAAAAGGTTGCTGCTTTTTTTTACTTTGTATGACTCGTAGAGCGGTAGCCTAACGGCACTCGTTTGAATGTTTGAGGCGAGCTGGTTTTTTAGCTATCCGGAAGTAAAAATATTAAATTTAATGATTGTTCAAATGTGCCACCATTTTTTAAAATTGCCTTCTTAAAAACTTTATTTTATAGCGCCTTGATGGCCTAATAATTTGCGTATAATGCCCATTTGCCCAATGTGGTACGACTCGTGAAAATTGTAAAAATTCATCCGGCCTAAATTTTTGATTGTTGCTTCGTCGGTTGCACTTAATTGCTCAATTACACCCAAATACAAGGGCTGCGTGGCATCAAACTGAGCTTTTAGGGTTTCAAAATCAATATAGTTATCAGCCGGGTGGTCGTAAGCGGTGGTGCCGCGGTCGTAAAGGGTTTGGTAGGTTGTAAATTGCTCGTTGGGCAGCAAATGGTCGGTATTGGTATTAAAATCGCGCAAAATTTCGATCCGCGAAAAAACCAAATGCCCCAACAACCAATTTAAGCTGGCAATTTGGGCTGGCAGGTGCTGTAAACTTTCGGCGGCGGTTATTTGCGCTATGTTTTTATGTAGTACACTATGATTTACTTTGGCTGTGTATGCTACCGGGGTAGTGGACATGGTATTGTTTAATTTAGGTTGTTTCAGGTTTTAAGTTACGAATTTATTTTCTTTAGCACCTTGCGCCACCAAACTTGCTGCTGGTCGTTTTCGCGAATTTGTTTTAGAATTTCCATCTGTGTTTCAATACTGTCAATTATTTGTTGCCTTAGTTCAAATAAAATTTCGTCACTAAGTTCTTCTTTGTTATTATTTTTATTTTGGTAGAGCGAAGTGGTAATGGGCTGCCCAAACGAAAAATAAAATTTTTCGGGGCGCGGTATAATGGTATTACCAACACCTTTTACTACGGGTGGCAAGCGTTCACCGTTTTTTAGCGGACCATTTAATAAGCCCGAAAAATTAAGCAATCGCCCCCAAAACGAATTTAAAATATCGTTGCTGTCTTTAATGATTTCGTAGGCAAAATCCGGACCGTAGGCAGCCAAAGGTACAATATCGTAGCCATATTTTATAGCTAATTTTACAAAACCAGTGCGTTGTTTCCAAATAACCTGATGCTGCTCGCCTTTGCGTTTAAACACCTCGCGGCTACCGCCAGGATAAACCAAAATAAAGGCACCCTCCTGCATTAGTTCGGCGCAGTTTTCGGGCGTTCCGCGCACAACCCCCAATTGTTGTACTATATTTCGCCATCCGGGAATTTGATAATGAAAATGGTCGCCCAAAGCCCTCAAAACAATGCCTTTTTTCCGATACAATTTGGTAAAATACAAACTAAAATCGAACGCCCCATAAATAGTATGGTTCGCTACCACCATTACCGGATGCGCAGCATCGAGGTTTTCAAGGCCAAAATACTGTGGCGAAAACCAAGCGCGCAATGGCTTGGTTAACTGGTGTAATAACTCTGCCGAAGGAGGCGTGTAAAAACGTTCTTGGTCGGTCATACCATAGTAAAATAAATAAAAAATAATATAATATAGCGGCGGTCGTGCTTTGAATTCGTGCCGTTACCCAATTTTGGGGTATTACAAACTGTTAAAACTAAAACCTATTGAAAAAGGAATAATATCGGGGCCTTCGCCTTTTTTAAACAATGGGGTTAGCGACTGATACCAAAATAAATTAAAATTGGCGTAGCCCACACGCGCGGTATAACCTAACCGGTATTTGCTAATATGTGGCAAACGTTTGGTTTTTATAAAAACATTGTCTCCGGTGCCGGCAGTGTTGGTTAAATCCTCGCCTTTGTATTTAATTTTTGAGTCTAATAAGTATCCACCGCGCAAACCAAGTGCAATTTTAAAGGTTTTATTAATTTTGTCGGGGTTGGTTCTGAAGCGAAGTTCTAAGGGAATTTCGAACCACGAAGTAGCCAGTTTGTTTTTTTTGTACTGGTATAGCGAGTCCGAGATTGGCACTAATATAGCCGTTGTATCCAAATTTACTAATTTCGCATTGTTGTAAATATTGTTGTTGGCAATGCCGCCGCCAAATCCTAAGCTAAGGTTTCGGCCAATTAAGGCGTAATCGTATAGCACAAAGGCGTTAAAGCCCCGGTTATACCATTTTGTTTTAACCCCATCGGGGGTGTTTTGCCAACGGTCGTGGGTAAGTTCAAAAATAAGGCGTTCGCGGGTGTCGAGTTGCTTGTTTAGCCCCTTGGCCGTAATTTTAGATTGTTTGTTAGCAGTGGCTGGCGGTTGCGCCTGTGCTTTAAAATTTGTAAGGCTACCTAAAAATAATCCTAATAATACAAATACTAATAAACCAAACAGTCGAATTGAAAAAATGTTATTCATGTAAAATTGTTTATTTTTGTTGAATAGTTTAAATGCCCTGCTTACTATAAACAAAACATAATAATTAGTTTTTAACCAGATAAAAAACAGACGCAGTAATTTATATTCCGGATGTATTTGAATTCACTTTTCCGGATTTTTATTTATTCTTCGCAATAAAAATAATCTATCTTGGCGTTAATAAACGGCAAAATTACAAAATGTAAAGCAGCGAAAAGGCGTTTCCGGATATTTTTACTGCCAATAAGCATCTAAAATAGCTTTAAATGACGCTTTTCGTTGTTTTAGAGACTGTCTAAAAATTAAAAATTGGCATGCCAGTCCTAAAAATTGATAGGAAAAAAGTTATTAAAAGAGATGTGAATAAAAGACTATCAGTTTGACGTTTAAATAATAATTCATAGCTTTATGAAAATCAAACACATAAAGTAAAATGAAAACCTACCCAAGCAGTCTCACCGATAGTCAATGGAGTGCAATATTAGGCATTTTAGACGACAAACGGAAACGAAAACACAGTTTAAGAGAAATTTTTAATGCGCTGTTCTATTTGCTTAAAGCTGGCTGTCAATGGCGCATGCTGCCGTTCCATTTTCCGTCATGGAAGCTTGTTTACTACTATTTTACCAAGTGGAAGAAGGATGGGACGATAGAACTCATCCATGAAATACTCAGGGATAAGACTCGAAAGCAAGCAGGCAGGGCTTCATCGCCAAGTGTTGGTATAATTGATAGCCAGAGCGTAAAGACAACAAGCGTCGGAGGCTTGTGCAGAGGGATTGACGGGGGTAAAAAGTTAAAGGCAGAAAGCGGCATATTATTGTAGATACAATGGGACTACTTTTAGCGGTTGTGGTTCATGCGGCAAATGAGCATGACAGTAAATCAGCCCCAATGGTTATAGCTGACCTCAGAGGCAGGTTTTGCAGATTGGTAAAGATAGTAGCTGATGGCGGGTATAGAGGCGAGTTAATTGAAAATACCCGCAAAACGTTTGGGTGGGTGGTTGAGGTTGTAAGTAGATCGAATACAGCCTCGAAATTCGAAGTATTGCCAAAAAGATGGATTGTTGAAAGAACTTTTGCATTGCTCGAAAGCTATCGAAGATTGAGTAAAGACTTTGAGTTCCAAACCGAAACGAGCCAGACAATGATCCAACTTGCCATGATAAAATTGATGCTTAATAGAATTAGAAAATAAAATTTAGACAGGCTCTAAAACTTGCATCAAAAATGCGGGCAATATTTTTTTACCCCAATAATTGTACTTATTTTTAGCCGTTTTTTATCATTATTTATTATTTTACACCATGATTAACCTTAACCATATAAGCACTAAAGCCCCCGACCATTTAGATAAAGACGCCATTAAAGAGCAAACAAAAAACCTTCAAGAGCGCATGGGCGAACTGCAAGAACTGCTTTTTGCCGAAGGCAAACGCGGCTTACTAATTGTTTTACAAGGCTTAGACGGAAGCGGTAAAAGTGGCGCTGTAAAAAAAGTGTTCGACTGCGTAAACCCAATGGGCATTCGAGTAAAATCGTTTAAAGTGCCCAGCACCGAAGAAAAAGCCCACGATTTTTTATGGCGCGTACACGCCGCTACACCCGCCAAAGGTATGATTCAGGTGTTTGACCGCTCGCATTACGAAGAAGTGCTAATTACCCGCGTTGAAGGTTGGGTTGACGATGCAAAGGCCGCCAAACGCTTCGAAATTTTAAACAATTTTGAGCAACTTTTAATTAACGAGGGCACAATGGTATTTAAATTTTACTTGCATATATCAAAAGACGAACAACAAGAACGTTTTTACGACCGCCTTGTTGACCCCCAAAAACACTGGAAATTTGGGATGGAAGATTTGCGCAAAGCGCAACAGTGGAACGACTATATACGCGTGTATAACGACTGCCTTACCCAGTGTGGCCCCAATTTGCCCTGGCATATTGTTCCCTCAGACCAAAATTGGTACAAAGAGTTTTATATTTTAAACACCCTCGTTACTGCTTTAGAAAAACTGAACCTGCAATACCCGCCCGGAGAAATTGACTACGAAAATCCGGAAGTAAAAGCTATTATTAACAAATTTGACGGTAAGAAAAAATCAAAATAGGCAGGATATAAGTTTGCCCTTCAAAAAATAAGGCCGCTAACCCGTAAAATATTGCCTCGACACCTACTAAACCCACCCCCGCAGCATAAAATTTAACGTGCATTAAAATAATTGCCGTAACTTTGTTTGATTATTAAGCGCCACACCTTTACTAATAAACTAAAATACCTGTTGTTTTTATCTCAATTAAAAACAACAAATTTTCAATTTGTTTAAATGAATAACAACAAGAATAATACTATTTCCACTACAAAACCAACGGAATTTTTATACAATACCGACCAAAAACCCCTAATTTTTAAAGAATATGGTCGAAGTATTGTTCGTTTGGTTGAAAAAGCGTTAGCTATACCCGACCTTAACCGCCGCACAGCATTTGTAAAATATATTGTAAACATGCTGCTGCAAATGTACCCCCACTTGCGCGGTATTGAAAATATTAAACCCAGACTGCTAACCGACCTGTACATTATTTCCGGATACCGCCTAAATATTATTGCCGACTATGAAAAACCAACCGAAGAAGAACGTTTTACAAAACCTCAACGCCTTAAATATCCACAAAATCAGGTAAAACGCCGGCATTACGGTAAATACCTACCCGAACTAATTGAACAAACCATAAACTGCGACAACCCAATTAAAAAAGCTGCCATGTTGCGCCTGGTAATTAGCTTTTTGAAGCAGGCTTATAAAATGTGGAATAAAGAAATTCCTAACGACGATATAGTACGAACCGAGTTAGATAAACTTTCAGATGGGCAACTGCATATTGGCGACCAACCTATTAGCTCGCGCAGCAGCCGAAAACGAAGCCGAAAACGTGCTGCCGCTGCAAACAAAGAAGTTAACTACAACACCCAACACCTAAGCAATGTAAGCAGTAGTGGCAACAAAACAGCAAAAATGGGCAAACGCAAGCGGTTTAGGTAAAACCAAATAAAAAATAAATTAAAATTTTAATTTTTAAATGCAACAAGCAGCTTTTGAAGTAATAGGCGGCAAACGCCTATCCGGAAACATAGAGGTACAAGGCGCAAAAAACGAAGCTTTAGAAATTATATCGGCGGTATTGCTAACCGACCAACCCGTTACTATCTCAAATATTCCTAATATTTTAGATGTAATGCACCTAATTGAAATATTAGAAAGTATTGGTGTAAAAACAACCCGCCAAACTGCCGATACCTTTGTTTTTCAGGCCGATAATATTGATTTAGACTATTTACATTCGGAAGCATTTAAAAAACAAACCGGAAAACTGCGCGGCTCGGCTATGATTTTAGGCCCCTTGCTTGGCCGCTTTAAAATGGCCTTTTTACCCCGCCCAGGTGGCGATAAAATTGGCCGTCGCCGCCTCGATACGCACTTTTTAGGCTTGCAGGCATTGGGCGCTGTCTTTACTTATGATGACCAAACCGGCGCCTTTAATATCTCAACCGCCTCAAAACAGGGATTGGTGGGTGCCTATATTTTGCTTGAAGAAGCCTCTGTTACCGGAACCGCCAACGTGCTAATGGCTGCTGTATTGGCACAAGGGCTTACCACAATTTTTAATGCCGCCTGCGAACCGTACATCCAGCAACTTTGCAAAATGCTCAACCTTATGGGGGCAAAAATATCGGGAATTGGTTCAAACTTACTCCATATCGAAGGAGTGCAAAAATTAAACGGTTGCCAGCACCGCATATTGCCCGATATGCTCGAAATTGGCAGTTTTATTGGCATGGCAGCAATTACCCAATCCGATATTATTATTAAAAATGCCTACCCCCATGAATTTATACCCGCTATAAACCCCTTTAAAAAACTTGGTATCGAAATAAATTTTTCAGGAAACGATATACATGTCCCAGCCCAAGACAGCTACGAAATACAAAAATTTATTGACGGCTCAATACTAACCATCTACGACCACCCCTGGCCGGGCGTAAACCCCGACCTGCTTAGTATTTTGTTGGTAACAGCCACGCAGGCACACGGCAGTGTATTAATACACCAAAAAATGTTCGAAAGCAGGCTGTTTTTTACCGACAAACTAATTGATATGGGCGCTCAAATTATTTTATGCGACCCCCACCGAGCCGTTGTAATTGGCCTCGAGCGACTTATGCCTTTGCGCGGATTACCCATGTCCTCGCCCGATATTAGAGCAGGTATTGCCTTGTTAATTGCCGCACTATCGGCCAAAGGAAAAAGTGTAATTAGCAATATTGACCAAATTGACCGAGGCTATCAGCAAATTGATACCCGCCTCCAAGCAATTGGTGCCGAAATCAGGCGGCTTTAGTCATTTATGAGCTGTTTTAGATTGATTTTGACCACTACTACTATCCACTTTACTTCCGGATGAATGCCCCAACACCTCCAATGCGTGTTTTGCATATTGCTACGGCCTTAACATGGCGCGGCGGCGAGCAACAAGTGGCCTATTTGTTTGAGCAGTTACAAAAACAACCCTATAAAATACAACAATGGCTTTTTTGTAGCAAAAATTCGGCCTTGGCCGCCTTTGCGCAACAACAAAAATGGCCTGTTTTTACCACCCCTTTGGTTGCTAAAATCAATTTAGTGTATGCTTGGCGTTTAGCCCGGTTTTGCAAACAAAACAAAATACAACTACTACACCTGCACGACTCGGCAGCACACGGTTTTGCCGCCCTTGCCGCTATGTTGTTTGGCCTTAAAACGCCTTGGATATTATCGAGGCGCGTTGATTTTGCCCTTAAAAAAAACGCATGGACACAATATAAATACCACCACCCTTCGTTAAAACGGATTCTTTGCGTTTCCGATACCATCCGGAAAATAGTACTACAAGGCACAAAACACGTACCTCAAACTGTACAAACAGTACATAGCGGCATTGACTTATCGCGGTTTTTGTCCGCCCCACCGCTGTCGGAAACAAAACGCCAACTGCTGCGCAACGAATTAGTAGGCAAGGAGGCAGCAGCGCCCTATACATGGCTAATTGGCAATGTAGCTGCCTTAGCACCCCATAAAAGCCCCCTTGTTTTTTTACAAACAGCTAAATTATTATTGGCCGGGGGCTTGCCCGCTCATTTTGTTT
The sequence above is drawn from the Sphingobacteriales bacterium genome and encodes:
- a CDS encoding DinB family protein, with the protein product MSTTPVAYTAKVNHSVLHKNIAQITAAESLQHLPAQIASLNWLLGHLVFSRIEILRDFNTNTDHLLPNEQFTTYQTLYDRGTTAYDHPADNYIDFETLKAQFDATQPLYLGVIEQLSATDEATIKNLGRMNFYNFHESYHIGQMGIIRKLLGHQGAIK
- a CDS encoding acyltransferase family protein, with protein sequence MTDQERFYTPPSAELLHQLTKPLRAWFSPQYFGLENLDAAHPVMVVANHTIYGAFDFSLYFTKLYRKKGIVLRALGDHFHYQIPGWRNIVQQLGVVRGTPENCAELMQEGAFILVYPGGSREVFKRKGEQHQVIWKQRTGFVKLAIKYGYDIVPLAAYGPDFAYEIIKDSNDILNSFWGRLLNFSGLLNGPLKNGERLPPVVKGVGNTIIPRPEKFYFSFGQPITTSLYQNKNNNKEELSDEILFELRQQIIDSIETQMEILKQIRENDQQQVWWRKVLKKINS
- a CDS encoding outer membrane beta-barrel protein, with the protein product MNNIFSIRLFGLLVFVLLGLFLGSLTNFKAQAQPPATANKQSKITAKGLNKQLDTRERLIFELTHDRWQNTPDGVKTKWYNRGFNAFVLYDYALIGRNLSLGFGGGIANNNIYNNAKLVNLDTTAILVPISDSLYQYKKNKLATSWFEIPLELRFRTNPDKINKTFKIALGLRGGYLLDSKIKYKGEDLTNTAGTGDNVFIKTKRLPHISKYRLGYTARVGYANFNLFWYQSLTPLFKKGEGPDIIPFSIGFSFNSL
- a CDS encoding polyphosphate kinase → MINLNHISTKAPDHLDKDAIKEQTKNLQERMGELQELLFAEGKRGLLIVLQGLDGSGKSGAVKKVFDCVNPMGIRVKSFKVPSTEEKAHDFLWRVHAATPAKGMIQVFDRSHYEEVLITRVEGWVDDAKAAKRFEILNNFEQLLINEGTMVFKFYLHISKDEQQERFYDRLVDPQKHWKFGMEDLRKAQQWNDYIRVYNDCLTQCGPNLPWHIVPSDQNWYKEFYILNTLVTALEKLNLQYPPGEIDYENPEVKAIINKFDGKKKSK
- a CDS encoding DUF4290 domain-containing protein gives rise to the protein MNNNKNNTISTTKPTEFLYNTDQKPLIFKEYGRSIVRLVEKALAIPDLNRRTAFVKYIVNMLLQMYPHLRGIENIKPRLLTDLYIISGYRLNIIADYEKPTEEERFTKPQRLKYPQNQVKRRHYGKYLPELIEQTINCDNPIKKAAMLRLVISFLKQAYKMWNKEIPNDDIVRTELDKLSDGQLHIGDQPISSRSSRKRSRKRAAAANKEVNYNTQHLSNVSSSGNKTAKMGKRKRFR
- the murA gene encoding UDP-N-acetylglucosamine 1-carboxyvinyltransferase, producing MQQAAFEVIGGKRLSGNIEVQGAKNEALEIISAVLLTDQPVTISNIPNILDVMHLIEILESIGVKTTRQTADTFVFQADNIDLDYLHSEAFKKQTGKLRGSAMILGPLLGRFKMAFLPRPGGDKIGRRRLDTHFLGLQALGAVFTYDDQTGAFNISTASKQGLVGAYILLEEASVTGTANVLMAAVLAQGLTTIFNAACEPYIQQLCKMLNLMGAKISGIGSNLLHIEGVQKLNGCQHRILPDMLEIGSFIGMAAITQSDIIIKNAYPHEFIPAINPFKKLGIEINFSGNDIHVPAQDSYEIQKFIDGSILTIYDHPWPGVNPDLLSILLVTATQAHGSVLIHQKMFESRLFFTDKLIDMGAQIILCDPHRAVVIGLERLMPLRGLPMSSPDIRAGIALLIAALSAKGKSVISNIDQIDRGYQQIDTRLQAIGAEIRRL
- a CDS encoding glycosyltransferase codes for the protein MRVLHIATALTWRGGEQQVAYLFEQLQKQPYKIQQWLFCSKNSALAAFAQQQKWPVFTTPLVAKINLVYAWRLARFCKQNKIQLLHLHDSAAHGFAALAAMLFGLKTPWILSRRVDFALKKNAWTQYKYHHPSLKRILCVSDTIRKIVLQGTKHVPQTVQTVHSGIDLSRFLSAPPLSETKRQLLRNELVGKEAAAPYTWLIGNVAALAPHKSPLVFLQTAKLLLAGGLPAHFVWIGEGSERSKAQAFIDENHLQKHITLSGFKTNIPEILPCLDLFLMTSSTEGLGTSILDAFACKIPVVATAAGGIPEIVQPEKTGLLAPPENPYLLAQQVLRLLQDPALKNQIIEQASKLVQQFGKQITAQKTLQHYEDVLNNLHPSNYSRST